The following coding sequences are from one Microtus pennsylvanicus isolate mMicPen1 chromosome 1, mMicPen1.hap1, whole genome shotgun sequence window:
- the Lipe gene encoding hormone-sensitive lipase isoform X4 codes for MAAATRSQASAFSHSMDLRTMTQSLVTLSEDNMAFFSSQGPGETARRLSSVFAGVREQALGLEPTLGQLLGVAHHFDLDTETPANGYRSLVHTARCCLAHLLHKSRYVASNRRSIFFRASHNLAEMEAYLAALTQLRALSYYAQRLLAINRPGVLFFEGDEGLTADFLQEYVTLHKGCFYGRCLGFQFTPAIRPFLQTLSIGLVSFGEHYKRNETGLSVTASSLFTGGRFAIDPELRGAEFERIIQNLDVHFWKAFWNITEIEVLSSLANMASTTVRVSRLLSLPPEAFEMPLTSDPKLTVTISPPLAHTGPGPVLARLISYDLREGQDSKALNSLVKSEGPRLELRPRPQQAPRSRALVIHIHGGGFVAQTSKSHEPYLKTWAQELGVPIISIDYSLAPEAPFPRALEECFFAYCWAVKHCDLLGSTGERICLAGDSAGGNLCITVSLRAAAYGVRVPDGIMAAYPVTTLQPSISPSRLLSLMDPLLPLSVLSKCVSAYSGTETEDHSDSDQKALGVMGLVQRDTSLFFRDLRLGASSWLNSFLELSGRKPQKASAPTAEAVRPQESMRRSVSEAALAQPEGLLNTDSLKTLTITDLSFKGNSETSDTPEMSLSMETLGPSTPSDVNFFLRPENSQEEAEAKDDMGTMDRGPRVRAAFPEGFRPRRSSQGILRMPLYSSPIVKNPFMSPLLAPDSMLKTLPPVHMVACALDPMLDDSVMFARRLRDLGQPVTLNVVEDLPHGFLSLAALCRETRQAAELCVQRIRLVLTPPSTPLI; via the exons atggctgCTGCCACCAGAAGCCAAG CCTCAGCGTTCTCACACAGCATGGATCTGCGCACAATGACACAGTCACTGGTGACACTCTCAGAAGACAACATGGCCTTCTTCTCCAGCCAGGGCCCCGGAGAGACAGCTCGGCGGCTGTCCAGTGTCTTTGCAGGTGTTCGAGAACAGGCCCTGGGGCTGGAGCCAACCCTAGGCCAGCTGCTGGGTGTGGCACACCATTTTGACCTGGACACAGAGACACCAGCCAATGGATACCGAAGCTTGGTGCACACAGCTCGTTGCTGCCTAGCACACCTACTACACAAATCCCGCTATGTGGCCTCCAACCGCCGAAGTATCTTTTTCCGTGCCAGCCACAACCTAGCAGAAATGGAGGCCTACCTGGCTGCTCTTACCCAGCTCCGTGCCCTGTCCTACTATGCCCAGCGCCTGCTGGCTATCAACCGACCAGGGGTGCTCTTCTTTGAGGGTGATGAAGGACTCACTGCTGACTTCCTGCAAGAGTATGTCACGCTGCATAAAGGCTGTTTCTATGGCCGCTGCCTGGGCTTCCAG TTCACACCTGCCATCCGGCCGTTCCTGCAGACCCTCTCCATCGGACTGGTGTCCTTCGGGGAACACTACAAACGCAACGAGACAGGCCTCA GTGTGACTGCCAGTTCCCTCTTCACCGGTGGCCGATTCGCCATAGACCCAGAATTGCGTGGGGCTGAGTTTGAACGGATCATTCAGAACCTGGACGTGCACTTCTGGAAAGCCTTCTGGAACATCACTGAGATCGAGGTGTTGTCG TCCCTAGCTAACATGGCATCAACCACTGTGAGGGTAAGCCGCCTGCTCAGCCTACCACCCGAGGCCTTTGAGATGCCACTAACCTCTGACCCCAAGCTCACAGTTACCATCTCACCTCCCTTGGCACACACAGGCCCAGGGCCTGTGCTAGCCAGACTCATCTCCTATGATCTGCGTGAAGGACAG gacaGCAAGGCGCTCAACAGCCTGGTGAAATCTGAGGGCCCACGCCTGGAACTGCGCCCACGACCCCAGCAGGCACCCCGCTCACGGGCGCTAGTAATCCACATCCATGGTGGCGGCTTTGTGGCACAGACCTCCAAGTCACATGAGCCCTACCTCAAGACCTGGGCCCAGGAGCTAGGAGTTCCCATCATCTCCATCGACTACTCCCTGGCCCCTGAGGCCCCCTTCCCTAGAGCGCTGGAGGAGTGTTTTTTTGCCTACTGCTGGGCTGTCAAGCACTGTGACCTGCTCG GGTCAACAGGAGAGCGGATATGCCTTGCAGGGGATAGTGCAGGCGGGAACCTCTGCATTACTGTGTCCCTTCGAGCAGCAGCCTACGGAGTGAGGGTGCCAGATGGCATCATGGCAGCCTACCCAGTCACCACCCTGCAGccctctatctctccctctcgTCTTCTGAGCCTCATGGACCCACTTCTACCATTGAGTGTACTCTCTAAGTGTGTCAGTGCCTATTCAG ggacagagacagaggaccACTCTGACTCAGACCAGAAGGCACTGGGCGTGATGGGGCTGGTACAGAGAGACACATCCCTATTCTTCAGAGACCTCCGCCTGGGTGCCTCCTCGTGGCTCAACTCCTTCCTGGAGCTAAGCGGACGCAAGCCCCAAAAGGCCTCAGCTCCCACAGCAG AGGCTGTGCGTCCCCAGGAGTCAATGCGCAGGAGTGTGTCTGAGGCAGCTCTGGCCCAGCCAGAGGGCTTGCTGAACACTGATAGCCTGAAAACTCTGACGATAACGGACTTGAGCTTTAAGGGCAATTCAGAGACGTCAGACACCCCCGAGATGTCACTGTCAATGGAGACACTTGGCCCCTCCACACCCTCCGATGTCAACTTTTTTCTGCGACCTGAGAATTCCCAGGAAGAGGCTGAAGCCAAAGATGATATGGGCACCATGGACAGAGGCCCCCGCGTGCGCGCTGCGTTCCCTGAGGGTTTCCGCCCCAGACGCTCAAGCCAGGGTATCCTCCGCATGCCCCTCTACTCGTCACCCATCGTCAAGAACCCCTTCATGTCTCCTCTGCTGGCCCCTGACAGCATGCTGAAGACCCTGCCTCCTGTGCACATGGTG GCGTGCGCTTTGGACCCTATGCTGGACGACTCTGTCATGTTCGCGCGGCGACTGCGCGATCTGGGCCAGCCCGTGACGCTGAATGTGGTAGAGGACCTGCCGCATGGCTTCCTGAGCCTCGCGGCGCTGTGCCGCGAGACCCGGCAGGCCGCGGAGCTGTGCGTGCAGCGCATACGGCTCGTCCTCACCCCGCCATCCACACCGCTGATCTGA
- the Lipe gene encoding hormone-sensitive lipase isoform X2, whose protein sequence is METVVESGSVGTRASKQAKEGSKNRSRRRWRKGKIKASAFSHSMDLRTMTQSLVTLSEDNMAFFSSQGPGETARRLSSVFAGVREQALGLEPTLGQLLGVAHHFDLDTETPANGYRSLVHTARCCLAHLLHKSRYVASNRRSIFFRASHNLAEMEAYLAALTQLRALSYYAQRLLAINRPGVLFFEGDEGLTADFLQEYVTLHKGCFYGRCLGFQFTPAIRPFLQTLSIGLVSFGEHYKRNETGLSVTASSLFTGGRFAIDPELRGAEFERIIQNLDVHFWKAFWNITEIEVLSSLANMASTTVRVSRLLSLPPEAFEMPLTSDPKLTVTISPPLAHTGPGPVLARLISYDLREGQDSKALNSLVKSEGPRLELRPRPQQAPRSRALVIHIHGGGFVAQTSKSHEPYLKTWAQELGVPIISIDYSLAPEAPFPRALEECFFAYCWAVKHCDLLGSTGERICLAGDSAGGNLCITVSLRAAAYGVRVPDGIMAAYPVTTLQPSISPSRLLSLMDPLLPLSVLSKCVSAYSGTETEDHSDSDQKALGVMGLVQRDTSLFFRDLRLGASSWLNSFLELSGRKPQKASAPTAEAVRPQESMRRSVSEAALAQPEGLLNTDSLKTLTITDLSFKGNSETSDTPEMSLSMETLGPSTPSDVNFFLRPENSQEEAEAKDDMGTMDRGPRVRAAFPEGFRPRRSSQGILRMPLYSSPIVKNPFMSPLLAPDSMLKTLPPVHMVACALDPMLDDSVMFARRLRDLGQPVTLNVVEDLPHGFLSLAALCRETRQAAELCVQRIRLVLTPPSTPLI, encoded by the exons CCTCAGCGTTCTCACACAGCATGGATCTGCGCACAATGACACAGTCACTGGTGACACTCTCAGAAGACAACATGGCCTTCTTCTCCAGCCAGGGCCCCGGAGAGACAGCTCGGCGGCTGTCCAGTGTCTTTGCAGGTGTTCGAGAACAGGCCCTGGGGCTGGAGCCAACCCTAGGCCAGCTGCTGGGTGTGGCACACCATTTTGACCTGGACACAGAGACACCAGCCAATGGATACCGAAGCTTGGTGCACACAGCTCGTTGCTGCCTAGCACACCTACTACACAAATCCCGCTATGTGGCCTCCAACCGCCGAAGTATCTTTTTCCGTGCCAGCCACAACCTAGCAGAAATGGAGGCCTACCTGGCTGCTCTTACCCAGCTCCGTGCCCTGTCCTACTATGCCCAGCGCCTGCTGGCTATCAACCGACCAGGGGTGCTCTTCTTTGAGGGTGATGAAGGACTCACTGCTGACTTCCTGCAAGAGTATGTCACGCTGCATAAAGGCTGTTTCTATGGCCGCTGCCTGGGCTTCCAG TTCACACCTGCCATCCGGCCGTTCCTGCAGACCCTCTCCATCGGACTGGTGTCCTTCGGGGAACACTACAAACGCAACGAGACAGGCCTCA GTGTGACTGCCAGTTCCCTCTTCACCGGTGGCCGATTCGCCATAGACCCAGAATTGCGTGGGGCTGAGTTTGAACGGATCATTCAGAACCTGGACGTGCACTTCTGGAAAGCCTTCTGGAACATCACTGAGATCGAGGTGTTGTCG TCCCTAGCTAACATGGCATCAACCACTGTGAGGGTAAGCCGCCTGCTCAGCCTACCACCCGAGGCCTTTGAGATGCCACTAACCTCTGACCCCAAGCTCACAGTTACCATCTCACCTCCCTTGGCACACACAGGCCCAGGGCCTGTGCTAGCCAGACTCATCTCCTATGATCTGCGTGAAGGACAG gacaGCAAGGCGCTCAACAGCCTGGTGAAATCTGAGGGCCCACGCCTGGAACTGCGCCCACGACCCCAGCAGGCACCCCGCTCACGGGCGCTAGTAATCCACATCCATGGTGGCGGCTTTGTGGCACAGACCTCCAAGTCACATGAGCCCTACCTCAAGACCTGGGCCCAGGAGCTAGGAGTTCCCATCATCTCCATCGACTACTCCCTGGCCCCTGAGGCCCCCTTCCCTAGAGCGCTGGAGGAGTGTTTTTTTGCCTACTGCTGGGCTGTCAAGCACTGTGACCTGCTCG GGTCAACAGGAGAGCGGATATGCCTTGCAGGGGATAGTGCAGGCGGGAACCTCTGCATTACTGTGTCCCTTCGAGCAGCAGCCTACGGAGTGAGGGTGCCAGATGGCATCATGGCAGCCTACCCAGTCACCACCCTGCAGccctctatctctccctctcgTCTTCTGAGCCTCATGGACCCACTTCTACCATTGAGTGTACTCTCTAAGTGTGTCAGTGCCTATTCAG ggacagagacagaggaccACTCTGACTCAGACCAGAAGGCACTGGGCGTGATGGGGCTGGTACAGAGAGACACATCCCTATTCTTCAGAGACCTCCGCCTGGGTGCCTCCTCGTGGCTCAACTCCTTCCTGGAGCTAAGCGGACGCAAGCCCCAAAAGGCCTCAGCTCCCACAGCAG AGGCTGTGCGTCCCCAGGAGTCAATGCGCAGGAGTGTGTCTGAGGCAGCTCTGGCCCAGCCAGAGGGCTTGCTGAACACTGATAGCCTGAAAACTCTGACGATAACGGACTTGAGCTTTAAGGGCAATTCAGAGACGTCAGACACCCCCGAGATGTCACTGTCAATGGAGACACTTGGCCCCTCCACACCCTCCGATGTCAACTTTTTTCTGCGACCTGAGAATTCCCAGGAAGAGGCTGAAGCCAAAGATGATATGGGCACCATGGACAGAGGCCCCCGCGTGCGCGCTGCGTTCCCTGAGGGTTTCCGCCCCAGACGCTCAAGCCAGGGTATCCTCCGCATGCCCCTCTACTCGTCACCCATCGTCAAGAACCCCTTCATGTCTCCTCTGCTGGCCCCTGACAGCATGCTGAAGACCCTGCCTCCTGTGCACATGGTG GCGTGCGCTTTGGACCCTATGCTGGACGACTCTGTCATGTTCGCGCGGCGACTGCGCGATCTGGGCCAGCCCGTGACGCTGAATGTGGTAGAGGACCTGCCGCATGGCTTCCTGAGCCTCGCGGCGCTGTGCCGCGAGACCCGGCAGGCCGCGGAGCTGTGCGTGCAGCGCATACGGCTCGTCCTCACCCCGCCATCCACACCGCTGATCTGA
- the Lipe gene encoding hormone-sensitive lipase isoform X3, translated as MVRTSIFHVFCTLKRIMGKNCSRFFEKRNKYRRVKASAFSHSMDLRTMTQSLVTLSEDNMAFFSSQGPGETARRLSSVFAGVREQALGLEPTLGQLLGVAHHFDLDTETPANGYRSLVHTARCCLAHLLHKSRYVASNRRSIFFRASHNLAEMEAYLAALTQLRALSYYAQRLLAINRPGVLFFEGDEGLTADFLQEYVTLHKGCFYGRCLGFQFTPAIRPFLQTLSIGLVSFGEHYKRNETGLSVTASSLFTGGRFAIDPELRGAEFERIIQNLDVHFWKAFWNITEIEVLSSLANMASTTVRVSRLLSLPPEAFEMPLTSDPKLTVTISPPLAHTGPGPVLARLISYDLREGQDSKALNSLVKSEGPRLELRPRPQQAPRSRALVIHIHGGGFVAQTSKSHEPYLKTWAQELGVPIISIDYSLAPEAPFPRALEECFFAYCWAVKHCDLLGSTGERICLAGDSAGGNLCITVSLRAAAYGVRVPDGIMAAYPVTTLQPSISPSRLLSLMDPLLPLSVLSKCVSAYSGTETEDHSDSDQKALGVMGLVQRDTSLFFRDLRLGASSWLNSFLELSGRKPQKASAPTAEAVRPQESMRRSVSEAALAQPEGLLNTDSLKTLTITDLSFKGNSETSDTPEMSLSMETLGPSTPSDVNFFLRPENSQEEAEAKDDMGTMDRGPRVRAAFPEGFRPRRSSQGILRMPLYSSPIVKNPFMSPLLAPDSMLKTLPPVHMVACALDPMLDDSVMFARRLRDLGQPVTLNVVEDLPHGFLSLAALCRETRQAAELCVQRIRLVLTPPSTPLI; from the exons CCTCAGCGTTCTCACACAGCATGGATCTGCGCACAATGACACAGTCACTGGTGACACTCTCAGAAGACAACATGGCCTTCTTCTCCAGCCAGGGCCCCGGAGAGACAGCTCGGCGGCTGTCCAGTGTCTTTGCAGGTGTTCGAGAACAGGCCCTGGGGCTGGAGCCAACCCTAGGCCAGCTGCTGGGTGTGGCACACCATTTTGACCTGGACACAGAGACACCAGCCAATGGATACCGAAGCTTGGTGCACACAGCTCGTTGCTGCCTAGCACACCTACTACACAAATCCCGCTATGTGGCCTCCAACCGCCGAAGTATCTTTTTCCGTGCCAGCCACAACCTAGCAGAAATGGAGGCCTACCTGGCTGCTCTTACCCAGCTCCGTGCCCTGTCCTACTATGCCCAGCGCCTGCTGGCTATCAACCGACCAGGGGTGCTCTTCTTTGAGGGTGATGAAGGACTCACTGCTGACTTCCTGCAAGAGTATGTCACGCTGCATAAAGGCTGTTTCTATGGCCGCTGCCTGGGCTTCCAG TTCACACCTGCCATCCGGCCGTTCCTGCAGACCCTCTCCATCGGACTGGTGTCCTTCGGGGAACACTACAAACGCAACGAGACAGGCCTCA GTGTGACTGCCAGTTCCCTCTTCACCGGTGGCCGATTCGCCATAGACCCAGAATTGCGTGGGGCTGAGTTTGAACGGATCATTCAGAACCTGGACGTGCACTTCTGGAAAGCCTTCTGGAACATCACTGAGATCGAGGTGTTGTCG TCCCTAGCTAACATGGCATCAACCACTGTGAGGGTAAGCCGCCTGCTCAGCCTACCACCCGAGGCCTTTGAGATGCCACTAACCTCTGACCCCAAGCTCACAGTTACCATCTCACCTCCCTTGGCACACACAGGCCCAGGGCCTGTGCTAGCCAGACTCATCTCCTATGATCTGCGTGAAGGACAG gacaGCAAGGCGCTCAACAGCCTGGTGAAATCTGAGGGCCCACGCCTGGAACTGCGCCCACGACCCCAGCAGGCACCCCGCTCACGGGCGCTAGTAATCCACATCCATGGTGGCGGCTTTGTGGCACAGACCTCCAAGTCACATGAGCCCTACCTCAAGACCTGGGCCCAGGAGCTAGGAGTTCCCATCATCTCCATCGACTACTCCCTGGCCCCTGAGGCCCCCTTCCCTAGAGCGCTGGAGGAGTGTTTTTTTGCCTACTGCTGGGCTGTCAAGCACTGTGACCTGCTCG GGTCAACAGGAGAGCGGATATGCCTTGCAGGGGATAGTGCAGGCGGGAACCTCTGCATTACTGTGTCCCTTCGAGCAGCAGCCTACGGAGTGAGGGTGCCAGATGGCATCATGGCAGCCTACCCAGTCACCACCCTGCAGccctctatctctccctctcgTCTTCTGAGCCTCATGGACCCACTTCTACCATTGAGTGTACTCTCTAAGTGTGTCAGTGCCTATTCAG ggacagagacagaggaccACTCTGACTCAGACCAGAAGGCACTGGGCGTGATGGGGCTGGTACAGAGAGACACATCCCTATTCTTCAGAGACCTCCGCCTGGGTGCCTCCTCGTGGCTCAACTCCTTCCTGGAGCTAAGCGGACGCAAGCCCCAAAAGGCCTCAGCTCCCACAGCAG AGGCTGTGCGTCCCCAGGAGTCAATGCGCAGGAGTGTGTCTGAGGCAGCTCTGGCCCAGCCAGAGGGCTTGCTGAACACTGATAGCCTGAAAACTCTGACGATAACGGACTTGAGCTTTAAGGGCAATTCAGAGACGTCAGACACCCCCGAGATGTCACTGTCAATGGAGACACTTGGCCCCTCCACACCCTCCGATGTCAACTTTTTTCTGCGACCTGAGAATTCCCAGGAAGAGGCTGAAGCCAAAGATGATATGGGCACCATGGACAGAGGCCCCCGCGTGCGCGCTGCGTTCCCTGAGGGTTTCCGCCCCAGACGCTCAAGCCAGGGTATCCTCCGCATGCCCCTCTACTCGTCACCCATCGTCAAGAACCCCTTCATGTCTCCTCTGCTGGCCCCTGACAGCATGCTGAAGACCCTGCCTCCTGTGCACATGGTG GCGTGCGCTTTGGACCCTATGCTGGACGACTCTGTCATGTTCGCGCGGCGACTGCGCGATCTGGGCCAGCCCGTGACGCTGAATGTGGTAGAGGACCTGCCGCATGGCTTCCTGAGCCTCGCGGCGCTGTGCCGCGAGACCCGGCAGGCCGCGGAGCTGTGCGTGCAGCGCATACGGCTCGTCCTCACCCCGCCATCCACACCGCTGATCTGA
- the Lipe gene encoding hormone-sensitive lipase isoform X5: MDLRTMTQSLVTLSEDNMAFFSSQGPGETARRLSSVFAGVREQALGLEPTLGQLLGVAHHFDLDTETPANGYRSLVHTARCCLAHLLHKSRYVASNRRSIFFRASHNLAEMEAYLAALTQLRALSYYAQRLLAINRPGVLFFEGDEGLTADFLQEYVTLHKGCFYGRCLGFQFTPAIRPFLQTLSIGLVSFGEHYKRNETGLSVTASSLFTGGRFAIDPELRGAEFERIIQNLDVHFWKAFWNITEIEVLSSLANMASTTVRVSRLLSLPPEAFEMPLTSDPKLTVTISPPLAHTGPGPVLARLISYDLREGQDSKALNSLVKSEGPRLELRPRPQQAPRSRALVIHIHGGGFVAQTSKSHEPYLKTWAQELGVPIISIDYSLAPEAPFPRALEECFFAYCWAVKHCDLLGSTGERICLAGDSAGGNLCITVSLRAAAYGVRVPDGIMAAYPVTTLQPSISPSRLLSLMDPLLPLSVLSKCVSAYSGTETEDHSDSDQKALGVMGLVQRDTSLFFRDLRLGASSWLNSFLELSGRKPQKASAPTAEAVRPQESMRRSVSEAALAQPEGLLNTDSLKTLTITDLSFKGNSETSDTPEMSLSMETLGPSTPSDVNFFLRPENSQEEAEAKDDMGTMDRGPRVRAAFPEGFRPRRSSQGILRMPLYSSPIVKNPFMSPLLAPDSMLKTLPPVHMVACALDPMLDDSVMFARRLRDLGQPVTLNVVEDLPHGFLSLAALCRETRQAAELCVQRIRLVLTPPSTPLI, translated from the exons ATGGATCTGCGCACAATGACACAGTCACTGGTGACACTCTCAGAAGACAACATGGCCTTCTTCTCCAGCCAGGGCCCCGGAGAGACAGCTCGGCGGCTGTCCAGTGTCTTTGCAGGTGTTCGAGAACAGGCCCTGGGGCTGGAGCCAACCCTAGGCCAGCTGCTGGGTGTGGCACACCATTTTGACCTGGACACAGAGACACCAGCCAATGGATACCGAAGCTTGGTGCACACAGCTCGTTGCTGCCTAGCACACCTACTACACAAATCCCGCTATGTGGCCTCCAACCGCCGAAGTATCTTTTTCCGTGCCAGCCACAACCTAGCAGAAATGGAGGCCTACCTGGCTGCTCTTACCCAGCTCCGTGCCCTGTCCTACTATGCCCAGCGCCTGCTGGCTATCAACCGACCAGGGGTGCTCTTCTTTGAGGGTGATGAAGGACTCACTGCTGACTTCCTGCAAGAGTATGTCACGCTGCATAAAGGCTGTTTCTATGGCCGCTGCCTGGGCTTCCAG TTCACACCTGCCATCCGGCCGTTCCTGCAGACCCTCTCCATCGGACTGGTGTCCTTCGGGGAACACTACAAACGCAACGAGACAGGCCTCA GTGTGACTGCCAGTTCCCTCTTCACCGGTGGCCGATTCGCCATAGACCCAGAATTGCGTGGGGCTGAGTTTGAACGGATCATTCAGAACCTGGACGTGCACTTCTGGAAAGCCTTCTGGAACATCACTGAGATCGAGGTGTTGTCG TCCCTAGCTAACATGGCATCAACCACTGTGAGGGTAAGCCGCCTGCTCAGCCTACCACCCGAGGCCTTTGAGATGCCACTAACCTCTGACCCCAAGCTCACAGTTACCATCTCACCTCCCTTGGCACACACAGGCCCAGGGCCTGTGCTAGCCAGACTCATCTCCTATGATCTGCGTGAAGGACAG gacaGCAAGGCGCTCAACAGCCTGGTGAAATCTGAGGGCCCACGCCTGGAACTGCGCCCACGACCCCAGCAGGCACCCCGCTCACGGGCGCTAGTAATCCACATCCATGGTGGCGGCTTTGTGGCACAGACCTCCAAGTCACATGAGCCCTACCTCAAGACCTGGGCCCAGGAGCTAGGAGTTCCCATCATCTCCATCGACTACTCCCTGGCCCCTGAGGCCCCCTTCCCTAGAGCGCTGGAGGAGTGTTTTTTTGCCTACTGCTGGGCTGTCAAGCACTGTGACCTGCTCG GGTCAACAGGAGAGCGGATATGCCTTGCAGGGGATAGTGCAGGCGGGAACCTCTGCATTACTGTGTCCCTTCGAGCAGCAGCCTACGGAGTGAGGGTGCCAGATGGCATCATGGCAGCCTACCCAGTCACCACCCTGCAGccctctatctctccctctcgTCTTCTGAGCCTCATGGACCCACTTCTACCATTGAGTGTACTCTCTAAGTGTGTCAGTGCCTATTCAG ggacagagacagaggaccACTCTGACTCAGACCAGAAGGCACTGGGCGTGATGGGGCTGGTACAGAGAGACACATCCCTATTCTTCAGAGACCTCCGCCTGGGTGCCTCCTCGTGGCTCAACTCCTTCCTGGAGCTAAGCGGACGCAAGCCCCAAAAGGCCTCAGCTCCCACAGCAG AGGCTGTGCGTCCCCAGGAGTCAATGCGCAGGAGTGTGTCTGAGGCAGCTCTGGCCCAGCCAGAGGGCTTGCTGAACACTGATAGCCTGAAAACTCTGACGATAACGGACTTGAGCTTTAAGGGCAATTCAGAGACGTCAGACACCCCCGAGATGTCACTGTCAATGGAGACACTTGGCCCCTCCACACCCTCCGATGTCAACTTTTTTCTGCGACCTGAGAATTCCCAGGAAGAGGCTGAAGCCAAAGATGATATGGGCACCATGGACAGAGGCCCCCGCGTGCGCGCTGCGTTCCCTGAGGGTTTCCGCCCCAGACGCTCAAGCCAGGGTATCCTCCGCATGCCCCTCTACTCGTCACCCATCGTCAAGAACCCCTTCATGTCTCCTCTGCTGGCCCCTGACAGCATGCTGAAGACCCTGCCTCCTGTGCACATGGTG GCGTGCGCTTTGGACCCTATGCTGGACGACTCTGTCATGTTCGCGCGGCGACTGCGCGATCTGGGCCAGCCCGTGACGCTGAATGTGGTAGAGGACCTGCCGCATGGCTTCCTGAGCCTCGCGGCGCTGTGCCGCGAGACCCGGCAGGCCGCGGAGCTGTGCGTGCAGCGCATACGGCTCGTCCTCACCCCGCCATCCACACCGCTGATCTGA